In a genomic window of Leisingera caerulea DSM 24564:
- a CDS encoding LysR family transcriptional regulator — translation MENPDWNHIRAFLATAETGSLSAAARKLGLTQPTLSRQVAALEAELGVLLFERVGRALALTEAGHELLTHSRKMGEAANGLRLAATGQAQSIEGTVRITASDVMSAHVLPPVLHQLRQRAPRLTIDVVAANDIRDLMRREADIAIRHVRPEQPELIARLVQEATARFYAAPSYLERRGRPALPADLAAHDFVGFADVDRSIAFMAPLGIHLTADNFRIRSTSGLASWELVKQGFGVCPMMDDVAAVTPGVERLLPGMEPLTFPVWLTTHRELHTSRRIRLVFDLLAEFFAAR, via the coding sequence ATGGAAAACCCCGACTGGAACCATATCCGCGCCTTTCTGGCCACCGCCGAGACCGGATCGCTGTCCGCAGCCGCGCGCAAGCTCGGCCTGACCCAGCCGACGCTGTCGCGCCAGGTGGCGGCGCTGGAGGCGGAACTGGGCGTGCTGCTGTTTGAACGTGTGGGCCGCGCGCTGGCCCTGACCGAAGCGGGGCACGAGCTGCTGACTCACAGCCGCAAGATGGGCGAGGCCGCCAACGGGCTGCGGCTGGCCGCCACCGGCCAGGCGCAGTCCATCGAGGGCACGGTGCGGATCACCGCCTCGGATGTGATGTCGGCGCATGTGCTGCCGCCGGTGCTGCACCAGCTGCGCCAGCGGGCGCCGCGCCTGACGATTGACGTGGTGGCAGCCAATGACATCCGCGACCTGATGCGGCGCGAGGCCGATATCGCCATCCGCCACGTCCGCCCCGAGCAGCCCGAGCTGATAGCCCGCCTGGTGCAGGAGGCCACCGCCCGTTTCTATGCCGCCCCCAGCTATCTGGAGCGGCGCGGGCGGCCCGCCTTGCCGGCGGATCTGGCGGCTCATGACTTCGTAGGCTTTGCCGACGTGGACCGATCAATCGCCTTCATGGCGCCGCTGGGCATCCATCTGACAGCGGACAACTTCCGCATCAGATCCACCAGCGGCCTGGCCTCCTGGGAGCTGGTGAAACAGGGCTTCGGCGTGTGCCCGATGATGGACGATGTGGCCGCCGTCACGCCGGGGGTGGAGCGGCTGCTGCCGGGGATGGAGCCGCTCACCTTTCCGGTCTGGCTGACCACCCACCGCGAGCTGCACACCAGCCGCCGTATCCGCCTGGTTTTTGACCTGCTGGCGGAGTTCTTTGCCGCCAGGTGA